The following proteins come from a genomic window of Thiothrix unzii:
- a CDS encoding tyrosine-type recombinase/integrase: MKVSPLRQRMLDAMQMRGYSPRTHDSYVQAVLDLSHYYHRSPDKISADEVQQWLLWLLKERHVSSSTCHLYFNGIRFLFVTVLEDADFMAYRFALPKRQQRLPDLLSRAEVSQLVAAPDNPTHRLLLLSCYACGLRVSELVNIRVQDIDGSRRILHVVQGKGQKDRYVPVPDTLLAQWRAYWQRCHPKQWLFPGKYYGYQQSMTTPQKIYLRAKRQVGIRKAGGIHSLRHAFATHSLQAGMPIHQLQQVLGHEHVSSTMRYAHWLPETQQGGQAIDLLAGLDAAAVCYA; encoded by the coding sequence ATGAAAGTCAGCCCGTTGCGCCAGCGGATGCTGGATGCCATGCAGATGCGTGGCTATTCCCCCAGAACCCACGACAGTTATGTCCAAGCCGTCCTTGACCTAAGCCACTATTACCACCGCTCACCAGACAAGATTTCGGCGGATGAGGTGCAGCAATGGTTGCTGTGGCTGTTAAAAGAACGCCACGTTTCATCCTCCACCTGTCACCTGTATTTCAACGGGATACGCTTCCTGTTTGTGACGGTGCTGGAAGATGCGGATTTTATGGCTTACCGCTTTGCCTTGCCCAAACGCCAGCAACGTTTGCCTGATTTGCTGTCGCGGGCGGAGGTCAGCCAACTGGTGGCAGCCCCCGACAACCCGACCCACCGGCTGCTGTTGCTGAGCTGTTATGCCTGCGGGCTGCGGGTCAGTGAGTTGGTGAATATCCGGGTGCAGGACATTGACGGCAGCCGCCGCATCTTGCATGTGGTGCAGGGCAAGGGGCAAAAAGACCGTTACGTGCCCGTACCCGACACCTTGCTGGCACAATGGCGGGCTTACTGGCAGCGTTGCCACCCCAAACAATGGCTGTTTCCGGGGAAATACTACGGCTACCAACAGTCGATGACGACACCCCAGAAAATCTACCTGCGCGCCAAGCGGCAAGTGGGTATCCGCAAGGCAGGCGGCATCCATAGCCTGCGCCATGCGTTTGCCACGCATTCGTTGCAGGCGGGAATGCCGATCCACCAGTTGCAGCAGGTGTTGGGGCATGAGCATGTCAGCAGCACGATGCGCTATGCGCATTGGTTGCCGGAAACCCAACAAGGCGGGCAAGCCATTGATCTGCTGGCGGGGCTGGATGCCGCCGCCGTATGTTACGCCTAG
- a CDS encoding IS91 family transposase translates to MLRLAEVVQRFQSHLPPLPPPVNKVCQQLLACRTAALGGFQLRCGECGEEVPLYHACRNRHCPRCQQQASEQWQQRELANVVPAPYFHLVFTLPHELNGWVRLHPAVVYHALFRSVWDTLNTLGHDPKRLNGQLGMTAVLHTWGQNLSQHVHLHCLIPGGALDAAQQWHPAKSTYLFPIRVLSRLFRGKLVSRLREAAEDGQLPRVTHPGEVKQLLGQLMRKDWVVYAKPCLHKAETVVKYLARYTRKIAISESRLLGITDETVSFRYHDYRDGQQKVMTLAGDEFLRRFLQHVLPAGFLRIRHYGWLANACRKTRLPQVREAIARYAPTLPMVADKPMEAIARFDGIPCPCCKTGMMRVRYPLPPQRLEYG, encoded by the coding sequence ATGTTACGCCTAGCCGAGGTGGTGCAGCGGTTTCAGTCACACTTGCCGCCGCTGCCACCGCCAGTGAACAAGGTGTGCCAACAACTGCTGGCGTGCCGCACCGCTGCCTTGGGTGGTTTCCAACTGCGCTGTGGGGAATGCGGCGAGGAAGTCCCGCTGTACCATGCCTGCCGCAACCGCCATTGCCCGCGTTGCCAGCAGCAGGCCAGCGAGCAGTGGCAACAGCGTGAACTGGCGAATGTTGTGCCTGCACCGTACTTCCATCTGGTGTTCACCCTGCCACATGAGTTGAACGGTTGGGTCAGGCTACATCCAGCGGTGGTTTACCATGCCCTGTTCCGCAGCGTGTGGGACACACTCAACACCTTGGGGCATGACCCCAAACGCCTCAACGGGCAATTGGGGATGACTGCGGTACTGCACACCTGGGGGCAGAACCTCAGCCAGCATGTCCACCTGCATTGCCTGATCCCCGGCGGGGCATTGGATGCTGCGCAACAGTGGCATCCGGCAAAAAGCACCTACCTGTTCCCGATCCGAGTGCTGTCGCGCCTGTTCCGGGGCAAGCTGGTCAGCCGCTTGCGGGAGGCTGCCGAGGATGGGCAATTGCCGCGTGTCACCCACCCCGGTGAGGTTAAACAATTGCTGGGGCAACTGATGCGTAAAGACTGGGTGGTGTATGCCAAACCCTGCCTGCACAAGGCCGAAACGGTGGTGAAATATCTGGCACGCTACACCCGCAAGATTGCCATCAGTGAGTCGCGCCTGTTGGGTATCACCGATGAAACGGTCAGCTTCCGCTACCACGATTACCGCGATGGGCAGCAGAAAGTGATGACCTTGGCGGGTGATGAGTTCCTGCGCCGCTTCCTGCAACACGTATTGCCTGCGGGGTTCCTGCGCATCCGCCATTACGGCTGGTTGGCGAATGCCTGCCGCAAAACCCGCTTGCCGCAAGTGCGCGAGGCCATTGCCCGTTACGCACCCACGCTGCCAATGGTGGCAGACAAGCCAATGGAAGCCATTGCTCGCTTTGATGGCATCCCTTGCCCTTGTTGCAAAACCGGGATGATGCGGGTGCGTTACCCGCTGCCGCCGCAACGGTTGGAGTATGGTTGA
- a CDS encoding AAA family ATPase: MYIEKIEIKKFRVLENMEGVNAIRFQPPSGITANPVTGNVVNVIAGVNGTGKTSLLEAIFQAISQPALFFHQKKCGQISIFDFNEVNLDDVPEIYNQLNWMEVLNKISYLNNTNSDINGFDDQPRLIFMPSQQNFQYSPVTQMAVQYVFAQKVDIQKILGNAEFYTKEYVLNKILESNIADPVERTKVAVDAFNSHFLNANLLTKLSNLSKTLFNRPVFSNAANQEVTIDQLSDGEKQLYGRVIALMILNPSNSMILIDEPEIALHPAWQQKIMQIYSRIGRNNQFIVATHSPQIIASVPYKNRILLRKENGKIQPVHMNQPPSGVDVNSILSEIMGADPRPPELLKLYAQYRKFVEESKENTPEALAVKAQLSEESDHSRFMQEMAFLIELRDAV, from the coding sequence ATGTATATTGAAAAGATTGAAATCAAAAAATTTCGTGTGCTGGAAAATATGGAGGGAGTCAACGCTATCCGTTTTCAGCCACCTAGTGGTATAACGGCTAATCCCGTAACAGGTAATGTTGTTAATGTGATTGCGGGTGTTAATGGCACGGGGAAAACTAGCTTGCTTGAGGCGATCTTTCAAGCCATATCACAACCAGCACTCTTTTTTCATCAAAAAAAATGTGGTCAAATTAGTATTTTTGATTTTAATGAAGTTAATTTGGATGATGTGCCTGAGATATATAATCAACTTAACTGGATGGAGGTGTTAAATAAAATTTCTTATTTAAATAATACCAATTCCGATATCAATGGCTTTGATGATCAACCTCGTCTGATTTTCATGCCATCACAGCAAAATTTTCAGTATTCACCTGTTACACAAATGGCTGTGCAATATGTTTTTGCACAAAAAGTTGATATCCAGAAAATTCTTGGAAATGCAGAGTTTTATACAAAAGAATACGTCCTTAATAAAATATTGGAAAGTAATATTGCCGATCCTGTGGAGCGTACAAAAGTAGCCGTAGATGCATTTAATAGCCATTTTTTAAATGCAAATTTGCTAACGAAGTTGTCGAACTTATCTAAAACTCTTTTTAATCGTCCTGTTTTTTCTAATGCGGCAAATCAAGAGGTTACGATTGATCAACTTAGTGATGGTGAAAAACAACTTTATGGACGTGTGATTGCATTGATGATACTCAATCCGAGTAATTCTATGATTTTGATTGATGAACCGGAAATCGCCTTGCACCCAGCATGGCAACAAAAGATCATGCAAATCTATAGCCGAATTGGGAGAAATAACCAATTTATTGTTGCCACACATTCGCCGCAAATTATTGCAAGTGTTCCCTATAAGAACCGTATTTTGTTACGCAAAGAAAATGGAAAAATACAACCTGTTCATATGAATCAACCACCTTCTGGTGTCGATGTGAACTCCATCCTTTCTGAAATTATGGGAGCAGACCCACGTCCACCAGAATTATTGAAGCTATACGCGCAATACCGTAAATTTGTTGAAGAAAGCAAAGAAAATACACCAGAAGCCTTGGCTGTGAAGGCTCAGTTATCTGAAGAAAGTGATCATTCCCGTTTCATGCAAGAAATGGCGTTCCTTATTGAGCTACGGGATGCTGTCTAA
- a CDS encoding retron system putative HNH endonuclease, with product MRHVKKGNSPDFFEACKTNLPENAGWHEFSENQELSECKKALHQHLIAEQAELCIYCERKISKDISHVEHIHPKDVSGKFAHLTFAYTNLVASCNGDLCDTDNKKVYKPEDVHSCGHKKANDFNEKQFINPVQDENIGEFFKYNKDTGVMSAANENARAEYTINLLNLNCIRLQNDRVNAVQAVFDVILKTNNPMFRQLSKQEMVRILLKRNPPFPFISFLHFYFAASQASIP from the coding sequence ATGCGTCATGTAAAAAAAGGTAACAGTCCCGATTTTTTTGAAGCTTGTAAGACCAATTTGCCAGAGAATGCTGGATGGCATGAGTTTTCTGAGAATCAAGAGCTTAGTGAATGCAAAAAAGCGTTACATCAGCATTTGATAGCTGAACAAGCAGAATTATGTATTTATTGTGAGCGTAAGATAAGCAAAGATATTTCTCATGTTGAGCATATTCATCCCAAAGACGTAAGCGGTAAGTTTGCGCATCTTACTTTTGCTTATACAAACTTAGTTGCTTCATGTAATGGTGATTTATGTGACACCGACAACAAAAAGGTCTATAAGCCAGAGGATGTACATTCTTGTGGTCATAAAAAAGCTAATGATTTCAATGAAAAACAGTTCATAAATCCTGTGCAAGATGAAAATATTGGCGAATTCTTTAAATATAATAAAGATACTGGCGTAATGTCGGCAGCTAATGAAAATGCAAGAGCCGAATACACTATAAATTTGCTCAATCTTAATTGTATCCGCTTGCAGAATGATCGCGTTAATGCGGTACAAGCTGTCTTTGATGTGATTCTTAAAACCAATAATCCTATGTTCCGGCAATTGAGTAAGCAGGAAATGGTGCGTATCTTATTGAAACGTAATCCTCCTTTTCCATTTATCTCCTTTCTGCATTTCTACTTTGCCGCATCTCAAGCGAGTATACCATGA
- the dnaE gene encoding DNA polymerase III subunit alpha, with product MTQFVHLRLHTEYSLTDSTIRIKPLMKAAEKIGMPAIAITDLTNFFGLVKFYKAAMGAGIKPIFGVDVLLVDETGGDTLFHVILLCQNNTGYRNLTKLISRAWQQGQVLGVPRVQRAWLTEFSDGVIMLSGGRDGDVGQALLAGNQELAEKRLQEWLAAFPERYYLELQRTGRDGEEHYTHAAVDLALAYDVPVVATNDVRFVAASDFNSHEARVCINSGNVLADPKRPKHYSQQQYLRTSEEMVALFADIPAAIANTLEIAKRCNVLLTLGKNYLPQFPIPEGMTEAEYFCKVSEEGLEQRLDFLFGEQFPRGTAEFAQKRQPYDERLAIELGVINAMGFPGYFLIVADFIQWAKDNAIPVGPGRGSGAGSLVAYALKITDLDPLAYDLLFERFLNPERVSMPDFDIDFCMDNRDKVIDYVAQTYGRNQVSQIITFGSMAAKAVVRDVGRVLGHPYGFVDRVAKLIPFVLGITLEDALGRTKKAQDDPERVSPDLIELYDKDEEVKALLDMAISLEGLTRNTGKHAGGVLISPSDLTDFTPISCDEFGNGVVSQYDKDDVEAVGLVKFDFLGLRNLTIIDWALRTINRKQAAKGLPEVDINRIPLDDKASFDLLKAQKTTAVFQLESRGMKDLIRRLQPDVFEDVIALVALFRPGPLQSGMVDDFINRKKGIAKVEYPHPSLEQILKPTYGVIVYQEQVMQIAQVLAQYTLGGADMLRRAMGKKKPEEMAKQRSIFMDGARNNNVDENQAGYIFDLMEKFAEYGFNKSHSAAYALVAFQTAWLKAHHPAAFMAAVLSADMDNTEKVVTLLDDCRQLSLQVLPPDINRSDFQFTVDEKNRIIYGLGAVKGAGEAALSVMVEEREKHGAFKSLTDLCKRCSSQKVNRRVLETLIKAGAFDSLGGTRRAMLEFLPEALRMAEQHNRDQGTGQVDLFGGMFAGVKEDSPEMGVPTRPEFPEKERLRLEKETLGLYLTGHPLDEYTEELAALPHRKPLADLAEDETVKYRREPVMLAGLVASVRTQATDNGKRAFVQLDDKTAYYEALIFTDAFAQFGHLLEKETAVVLEGTLDTDQRTGKTRLRVEKIHNMLSIRENFLRKLVLRVDAAEVQAGAWAELRKFLQPDAPMKCAVTVEYRTPQAQGELRLGGQWGVALDDANLRDLRVALGRENVSLVF from the coding sequence ATGACCCAATTCGTCCACCTCCGCCTCCACACTGAATACTCCCTCACCGATAGCACTATCCGCATTAAGCCGCTGATGAAAGCTGCGGAGAAGATCGGGATGCCAGCTATCGCGATTACCGATTTAACCAATTTTTTCGGTTTGGTGAAGTTCTATAAAGCCGCAATGGGCGCAGGTATTAAACCCATTTTCGGGGTAGATGTGCTGCTGGTGGATGAAACCGGCGGTGATACCTTGTTTCATGTGATTTTGTTGTGTCAAAACAATACGGGTTATCGCAATTTAACCAAATTGATTTCGCGGGCATGGCAACAAGGGCAGGTGTTGGGCGTGCCGCGTGTGCAGCGGGCATGGCTTACGGAATTCAGTGATGGTGTCATTATGCTTTCCGGCGGGCGCGATGGTGACGTGGGGCAGGCGTTGTTGGCGGGTAATCAGGAGTTGGCGGAAAAGCGTTTGCAGGAGTGGCTTGCGGCGTTTCCTGAACGTTATTACCTTGAATTACAACGCACTGGGCGTGATGGCGAGGAACATTATACGCACGCAGCGGTGGATTTGGCGTTGGCTTACGATGTGCCGGTGGTGGCGACTAATGATGTGCGGTTTGTGGCGGCGAGCGATTTTAATTCGCACGAAGCGCGGGTTTGTATCAATAGCGGTAATGTGTTGGCTGATCCTAAACGCCCTAAACATTACAGTCAGCAGCAATATTTACGCACCTCTGAAGAAATGGTGGCGTTGTTTGCGGATATTCCGGCGGCGATTGCGAATACGCTGGAAATTGCCAAACGCTGTAATGTGTTGCTGACATTGGGTAAAAACTATTTGCCGCAATTCCCGATTCCTGAAGGTATGACCGAAGCGGAGTATTTTTGTAAAGTCAGTGAAGAGGGTCTGGAGCAACGCCTTGATTTCTTGTTTGGTGAGCAGTTTCCACGTGGTACAGCCGAATTTGCGCAAAAGCGTCAGCCGTATGATGAACGCCTTGCGATTGAACTCGGTGTTATTAATGCGATGGGGTTCCCCGGTTATTTCTTAATCGTTGCGGACTTTATTCAGTGGGCGAAAGACAATGCGATTCCGGTGGGGCCGGGGCGGGGTTCGGGTGCGGGTTCCCTAGTGGCTTACGCGCTGAAAATTACTGACCTTGATCCGTTGGCTTACGATTTGCTGTTTGAACGTTTTTTGAACCCAGAACGGGTTTCCATGCCGGACTTCGACATCGACTTTTGCATGGATAATCGCGATAAAGTCATTGATTACGTGGCACAAACTTACGGGCGTAATCAGGTGTCGCAGATTATTACCTTTGGTTCAATGGCGGCGAAAGCGGTGGTGCGCGATGTGGGGCGGGTGTTGGGGCATCCTTACGGTTTTGTGGATCGGGTGGCAAAATTAATCCCGTTTGTGCTGGGCATCACTTTGGAAGATGCGCTGGGGCGTACCAAAAAAGCTCAAGATGACCCGGAGCGGGTTTCCCCAGATTTGATCGAGCTTTACGACAAGGACGAAGAAGTTAAAGCCTTGTTGGATATGGCGATTTCACTAGAAGGTTTGACCCGTAATACCGGTAAACACGCGGGTGGGGTGTTGATTTCGCCGTCGGATTTGACGGATTTTACCCCGATTTCCTGTGATGAATTCGGCAATGGGGTGGTGTCGCAATACGATAAAGACGATGTGGAAGCGGTCGGGCTGGTCAAATTCGACTTTTTGGGGTTGCGCAACCTCACGATTATTGACTGGGCATTGCGTACCATTAATCGTAAGCAGGCAGCGAAAGGCTTACCCGAAGTCGATATTAACCGTATTCCGCTGGACGACAAAGCCAGTTTTGATTTACTCAAAGCGCAAAAAACCACGGCGGTTTTCCAGCTTGAATCACGAGGGATGAAAGACCTGATCCGGCGGTTACAACCAGATGTGTTTGAGGATGTGATTGCGTTGGTGGCGTTGTTCCGTCCGGGGCCGTTGCAGTCGGGGATGGTGGACGATTTTATCAACCGTAAAAAAGGTATTGCTAAGGTTGAATACCCGCACCCCAGTTTGGAGCAAATTCTCAAGCCGACTTACGGGGTTATCGTTTACCAAGAACAGGTTATGCAAATTGCGCAAGTCCTCGCCCAATACACTTTGGGCGGTGCGGATATGTTGCGGCGGGCAATGGGTAAAAAGAAACCGGAGGAAATGGCCAAGCAGCGTTCCATTTTTATGGACGGGGCGCGTAATAATAATGTCGATGAAAATCAGGCTGGCTACATTTTCGATTTAATGGAAAAGTTTGCGGAATACGGTTTCAATAAATCGCATTCAGCCGCTTATGCCTTGGTTGCGTTTCAAACTGCTTGGCTTAAAGCGCATCATCCGGCAGCGTTTATGGCGGCGGTATTATCGGCGGATATGGATAATACCGAAAAGGTTGTAACGCTATTAGACGATTGCCGTCAATTAAGTTTACAAGTTTTGCCACCGGATATTAACCGCTCGGATTTTCAGTTCACGGTGGATGAGAAAAATCGCATTATTTACGGTTTGGGTGCGGTTAAAGGTGCGGGTGAAGCGGCATTAAGCGTAATGGTCGAAGAACGCGAGAAACACGGTGCGTTTAAATCATTAACCGATTTATGCAAACGCTGTAGTTCCCAAAAGGTCAATCGGCGCGTATTGGAAACCCTGATTAAAGCTGGTGCATTTGACAGTTTGGGCGGTACGCGCCGCGCTATGCTGGAATTTTTACCTGAAGCCTTGCGAATGGCGGAACAACACAACCGCGATCAAGGCACGGGGCAGGTGGATTTATTCGGCGGGATGTTTGCCGGTGTTAAAGAAGATTCGCCCGAAATGGGCGTGCCGACGCGCCCTGAATTCCCCGAAAAAGAACGCCTGCGTTTGGAAAAAGAAACGCTGGGCTTGTATCTCACCGGGCATCCGCTGGATGAATACACCGAAGAATTAGCCGCCTTGCCGCATCGCAAACCGCTGGCGGATTTAGCAGAAGATGAAACCGTTAAATACCGCCGCGAGCCGGTGATGCTGGCGGGTTTAGTCGCCAGTGTGCGTACCCAAGCGACTGATAACGGCAAACGTGCGTTTGTGCAGTTGGACGATAAAACCGCGTATTACGAAGCCCTGATTTTCACCGATGCGTTTGCACAATTCGGGCATTTGCTCGAAAAAGAAACGGCGGTGGTGCTGGAAGGCACGCTAGATACCGATCAGCGCACCGGCAAAACTCGCTTGCGTGTGGAAAAAATTCACAATATGTTGTCGATTCGTGAAAATTTCCTGCGCAAACTGGTATTGCGGGTGGATGCGGCGGAAGTGCAGGCTGGTGCTTGGGCGGAATTACGCAAGTTTTTACAGCCCGACGCGCCGATGAAATGCGCGGTAACGGTGGAGTACCGCACCCCGCAAGCGCAAGGCGAATTACGCCTCGGCGGGCAATGGGGTGTGGCGTTGGACGATGCTAATTTGCGCGATTTACGGGTGGCATTAGGGCGTGAGAATGTCAGTTTGGTGTTTTGA
- the potB gene encoding spermidine/putrescine ABC transporter permease PotB — MINTLFTFRRGIIFLTLFWLGLFVLVPHVLVLLTSVLSPDPQHLAVWPLTLDSWARVWEPLYAEVFLHSLWLSAVTTLVCLLLGYPFAYLLAKLPKLWRGVLLFLMIVPFWTNSLIRTYALKLLLGNKGVINTALLGLGITDEPVELLYTEFAVIFGLVYVLLPFMVLPLVSSFDKLDGHLIEAAHDLGAGFWQRFRHIILPLTTPGIVAGCLIVFLPAMGMFYVADLLGGAKNLLVGNVIRNQFLVVRDWPFGAAFSVALIAIMAGLLWLYFVANRRINRQGGLDDEGI; from the coding sequence TTGATAAATACCCTTTTCACTTTCCGGCGCGGCATCATTTTCCTGACTTTGTTCTGGTTGGGGTTGTTTGTGCTGGTTCCACACGTATTGGTGTTGCTCACCAGCGTGTTAAGCCCTGATCCGCAACATTTGGCGGTGTGGCCTTTGACCTTGGATTCCTGGGCGCGGGTGTGGGAGCCGTTATACGCGGAAGTGTTTTTGCACAGTTTGTGGTTGTCTGCGGTAACGACACTCGTGTGTTTGTTGCTGGGCTACCCGTTTGCGTATTTGCTGGCAAAACTACCGAAATTGTGGCGCGGCGTTCTGCTGTTTTTAATGATTGTGCCGTTCTGGACGAATAGCCTGATCCGTACTTACGCGCTGAAATTGCTGTTGGGTAATAAAGGCGTGATCAATACCGCGTTGTTGGGGTTGGGGATTACTGACGAGCCGGTGGAATTATTGTATACCGAATTTGCGGTCATTTTCGGCCTTGTCTATGTGTTGCTGCCGTTTATGGTATTGCCGTTGGTGTCGAGTTTCGACAAGCTGGATGGTCATTTGATTGAGGCCGCACACGATTTGGGCGCGGGTTTCTGGCAACGTTTTCGCCATATTATTTTGCCGTTAACCACACCCGGCATTGTCGCGGGGTGTTTAATCGTGTTTTTACCGGCGATGGGAATGTTTTACGTCGCGGATTTATTAGGCGGGGCAAAAAACCTGTTGGTGGGTAACGTTATCCGCAACCAGTTTTTAGTGGTGCGCGACTGGCCATTCGGGGCGGCGTTTAGCGTGGCCTTGATTGCGATTATGGCGGGTTTGCTATGGCTGTATTTCGTAGCAAACCGCCGAATTAATCGCCAAGGTGGTTTGGATGATGAAGGCATTTAA
- a CDS encoding AAA family ATPase, with the protein MITELRLENWKSFGEATLYIDPLSILIGTNASGKSNVLDALQFLQRIASGVTFSDALNSIRGGSEWATKKSNLAFSLNVVFLEKNIEYKYGINHSLDSLFVNESVSANGRTLDRSFEIRSPSLLVLEDRSDLREGFEFISIIFNILSKIVIFCPDPDSMKGYSLLSDNLYSDAGNIAGVLAALSVERQKEIEDTLTQYASRLPERDIHRVYAEKVGKLGKDAMLYCDEKWGESGEIFTVDARAMSDGTLRFLAILTALLTLPEGSLLAIDEVDNGFHPSRAHLLLEALQTIGRQRNIDVLVTTHNPALLDALGTEFVPFVTVAHRDSITGESKLTLLEDIEQLPKLLAQGTVGKLSTQGLIEKSLESVHG; encoded by the coding sequence ATGATTACAGAACTACGTCTGGAAAACTGGAAAAGCTTCGGCGAGGCTACGCTGTATATTGATCCGTTGTCTATTTTGATTGGCACGAATGCTAGTGGTAAGTCGAATGTACTTGATGCGCTCCAGTTTTTACAGCGTATTGCTTCTGGCGTAACTTTTTCGGATGCTTTAAATAGTATTCGAGGTGGTTCTGAGTGGGCAACAAAAAAAAGCAATCTTGCATTTAGTCTTAATGTTGTTTTTTTGGAGAAAAATATTGAATATAAATATGGTATTAATCATTCGTTAGATAGTCTGTTTGTGAATGAAAGTGTTTCTGCTAATGGACGAACACTTGACCGTAGTTTTGAAATTCGATCTCCTTCATTATTAGTACTGGAAGATCGTTCAGACTTACGTGAAGGGTTTGAATTTATATCAATAATTTTCAATATTCTAAGTAAAATTGTAATTTTTTGTCCAGATCCTGATAGCATGAAAGGTTATTCTCTATTATCTGATAATTTATATTCTGATGCGGGTAATATTGCAGGCGTTTTGGCTGCACTATCTGTTGAGCGGCAAAAAGAAATCGAGGATACGCTCACTCAGTATGCCAGCCGTTTACCTGAGCGCGATATTCATCGTGTCTACGCCGAAAAAGTTGGGAAGCTGGGTAAAGATGCGATGCTTTATTGCGATGAGAAATGGGGTGAATCCGGCGAGATATTTACTGTTGATGCCCGCGCTATGTCCGACGGCACATTACGCTTTCTCGCCATCCTTACCGCGTTACTGACCTTGCCAGAAGGTAGTTTGTTGGCAATCGACGAAGTGGATAACGGTTTCCATCCTTCCCGTGCCCACTTATTATTGGAAGCCCTGCAAACCATCGGCAGACAACGCAATATTGATGTATTAGTCACTACGCATAACCCCGCGTTATTGGACGCATTGGGAACGGAATTTGTGCCATTTGTCACCGTTGCCCACCGCGATAGCATCACAGGTGAAAGCAAACTGACGTTATTGGAAGACATCGAACAACTCCCTAAACTGTTGGCGCAAGGCACTGTCGGCAAACTTTCCACCCAAGGCTTGATTGAAAAGTCGCTGGAGTCGGTGCATGGGTAG
- a CDS encoding YcxB family protein, translating into MSCNYKLTQPEVVRAMQLHGRGNNRTLVVLSIVGIALVLIGVLTDYKAIGFGGSIGGIIGYFAVLYLLIPFNAKRQYKQLRALKNEIHMTLSPQGIDFKSESGESKLQWDDIHKWKSANGVYLLYVTSNMFHTVPSRALPNENELSRLLTENVGARTA; encoded by the coding sequence ATGAGTTGTAACTACAAATTAACTCAGCCGGAAGTTGTAAGAGCAATGCAACTTCATGGTCGAGGTAACAATAGAACCTTGGTTGTACTCTCTATTGTAGGCATTGCTTTAGTGTTGATAGGTGTTCTTACCGATTACAAGGCAATAGGTTTTGGTGGTTCTATTGGAGGAATCATTGGTTATTTTGCTGTTCTGTACCTACTAATTCCGTTCAATGCAAAGAGACAGTATAAGCAGCTCCGTGCTTTGAAGAATGAAATACACATGACGCTTTCTCCGCAAGGAATTGATTTCAAAAGCGAATCAGGAGAAAGCAAGTTGCAGTGGGATGATATTCACAAATGGAAAAGTGCCAATGGCGTTTACCTGTTATATGTAACCAGCAACATGTTTCATACGGTGCCATCAAGGGCACTGCCAAATGAAAATGAGCTTTCTAGATTACTAACCGAAAATGTTGGCGCAAGAACGGCATAA